A window of Peromyscus eremicus chromosome 7, PerEre_H2_v1, whole genome shotgun sequence contains these coding sequences:
- the LOC131914080 gene encoding olfactory receptor 7G2-like yields MYTIRFTYKMESKNQTGVLEFFLMGITDDLTLQPLIFSLFTSMYLITILANVLIILTVSSDSHLQTPMYIFLSNLSFNDICLSTTIIPKMLVNIQTQDQSITYTGCLTQICFILLFCSLESCLLSAMSYDRYVAICHPLTYTTIMNPQTCGLLILLSLIISLVNTGLLGLMVLRLSFCTDLDIPLFFCELAQVIKLACSDTLINYVLIYLATIILNGIPVSGIIFSYTQIVSSVLRISSMKGRYKAFSTCGAHLAVVSLFYGTALGVYISSSFTSSVTNTALAYVMCTLVPQMLNPFIYSLRNRDINVALRKHISTAMCLL; encoded by the coding sequence CAGATTCACCTACAAAATGGAATCTAAAAACCAAACAGGTGTTTTAGAATTCTTTCTTATGGGAATAACAGATGATCTCACACTGCAACCCCTCATCTTCAGCCTGTTTACCTCCATGTACCTGATTACCATCTTAGCAAATGTGCTCATCATTCTGACTGTCAGCTCTGATTCCCATCTCCAAACACCCATGTATATTTTTCTCTCCAATTTGTCCTTTAATGACATCTGCTTAAGCACAACTATCATTCCAAAGATGTTGGTGAACATTCAGACACAGGATCAGAGCATCACATACACAGGCTGTCTCACTCAAATCTGTTTTATCTTGCTGTTTTGTAGTTTGGAGAGTTGTCTTCTTTCAGCAATGTCATATGACCGCTATGTTGCCATATGTCATCCCTTGACCTACACAACAATCATGAATCCTCAAACCTGTGGTCTGCTGATTCTACTTTCTCTTATCATTAGCCTTGTGAACACTGGACTGCTCGGTCTGATGGTGTTGCGGTTGTCCTTTTGCACAGACCTAGATATCCCTCTATTTTTCTGTGAACTAGCCCAAGTCATCAAGCTAGCCTGTTCTGACACCCTTATCAATTATGTTCTGATATATCTTGCAACAATCATACTTAATGGCATTCCAGTCTCTGGAATAATTTTCTCTTATACTCAAattgtttcttctgttttgagaATATCCTCCATGAAAGGAAGGTATAAAGCCTTCTCTACCTGTGGTGCTCACCTGGCAGTGGTTTCCTTATTCTATGGTACAGCATTGGGTGTTTATATCAGCTCTTCATTCACCAGTTCAGTCACAAATACTGCATTGGCTTATGTGATGTGCACATTGGTCCCTCAAATGTTGAATCCCTTTATATATAGCTTGAGGAATAGAGACATTAATGTAGCCTTGAGGAAACACATTAGTACAGCAATGTGTCTTCTCTGA